In the genome of Magnolia sinica isolate HGM2019 chromosome 2, MsV1, whole genome shotgun sequence, one region contains:
- the LOC131237756 gene encoding villin-4-like isoform X1 — translation MHISVIMVVGAQWRSLLPGIIMYNSNIQEERTAAISLASKMVESLKFQPVQARIFEGKEPIQFFSIFQSFMLFKGGVSSGYKNYMKVILKVLVELFISIMDACIFLIFPALMFFIIYITFFLWIIQSVV, via the exons ATGCATATTTCTGTGATCATGGTTGTTGGTGCTCAGTGGAGATCTTTGTTACCTGGAATAATCATGTACAATTCAAATATACAGGAAGAAAGGACTGCAGCAATCTCACTGGCCAGCAAAATGGTTGAATCTCTGAAGTTTCAGCctgttcag GCTCGCATCTTCGAAGGCAAGGAACCTATTCAGTTCTTTTCTATCTTTCAGAGCTTTATGTTATTTAAG GGTGGTGTTAGCTCTGGATATAAGAACTACATGAAAGTGATCCTCAAAGTTCTTGTGGAATTGTTCATTTCGATCATGGATGCCTGCATCTTTCTCATCTTTCCAGCACTTATGTTCTTTATCATTTATATTACATTTTTCCTGTGGATCATTCAGAGTGTGGTATAA
- the LOC131237756 gene encoding villin-4-like isoform X2 — protein sequence MVESLKFQPVQARIFEGKEPIQFFSIFQSFMLFKGGVSSGYKNYMKVILKVLVELFISIMDACIFLIFPALMFFIIYITFFLWIIQSVV from the exons ATGGTTGAATCTCTGAAGTTTCAGCctgttcag GCTCGCATCTTCGAAGGCAAGGAACCTATTCAGTTCTTTTCTATCTTTCAGAGCTTTATGTTATTTAAG GGTGGTGTTAGCTCTGGATATAAGAACTACATGAAAGTGATCCTCAAAGTTCTTGTGGAATTGTTCATTTCGATCATGGATGCCTGCATCTTTCTCATCTTTCCAGCACTTATGTTCTTTATCATTTATATTACATTTTTCCTGTGGATCATTCAGAGTGTGGTATAA